One segment of Arthrobacter sp. MMS18-M83 DNA contains the following:
- a CDS encoding carbohydrate ABC transporter permease: MTTLAKQAEPAAPPQSGKPSKFSIRRIGDLKIALLFIFPALIGFVVFFLIPTIRGIYLSFTEYSILGDPTWIGIKNYTAIFSDDLFWNAMAVTVQYVALNIGFQTVIAIGLALLMHRVAKSTFIRGALLLPFLVANVIVALLWFWMLDYQLGIVNEVISWLGLPRIAFFGSEQWAIPTIAFVNVWRHMGYTALLIFAGLQSIPNHVYEVANLDGASPTRTFWSITMPLLRPVLVLVLVVTVIGSFQVFDTVAVTTGGGPVNASRVIQMYIYQKAFGESDFGYASALSVILFIILALVAFIQMKFLKGNETDLD, from the coding sequence ATGACCACCCTTGCCAAACAAGCGGAGCCCGCCGCACCTCCCCAATCGGGCAAACCGTCCAAGTTCAGCATTCGCCGGATCGGGGACTTGAAGATCGCACTTCTGTTCATCTTCCCGGCGTTGATCGGCTTTGTAGTTTTCTTCCTGATCCCCACCATCCGGGGCATCTACCTGAGCTTCACCGAGTACAGCATCCTGGGTGACCCCACCTGGATCGGCATCAAGAACTACACGGCAATATTCAGCGACGATCTGTTCTGGAACGCCATGGCGGTCACCGTGCAGTACGTAGCACTGAACATCGGATTCCAGACCGTCATCGCCATCGGACTCGCACTGCTCATGCACCGCGTGGCCAAGTCGACGTTCATCCGTGGCGCGCTCCTGCTCCCGTTCCTGGTGGCCAACGTGATCGTCGCGCTGCTCTGGTTCTGGATGCTCGACTATCAGCTGGGCATCGTCAATGAGGTCATCAGCTGGTTGGGCCTCCCCCGCATTGCGTTCTTCGGGAGCGAACAGTGGGCCATCCCCACCATCGCCTTCGTGAACGTCTGGCGGCACATGGGCTACACCGCCCTGCTGATCTTCGCCGGCCTGCAGTCCATCCCCAACCACGTCTACGAGGTGGCCAACCTTGACGGGGCCTCCCCCACCCGGACGTTCTGGAGCATCACCATGCCGCTCCTTCGCCCCGTCCTGGTCCTTGTCCTGGTGGTCACCGTTATCGGTTCGTTCCAAGTCTTCGACACGGTCGCCGTGACCACTGGCGGCGGACCGGTCAACGCCTCCCGCGTCATCCAGATGTACATCTACCAGAAGGCCTTCGGCGAGTCCGACTTCGGCTACGCCTCGGCA